A single window of Eucalyptus grandis isolate ANBG69807.140 chromosome 1, ASM1654582v1, whole genome shotgun sequence DNA harbors:
- the LOC104444737 gene encoding probable mannitol dehydrogenase, which produces MAMSSENEHPVKAFGWAARDSSGHLSPFKFSRRAIEEKDVTFKVLYCGICHSDLHNVKNEWGITSYPVIPGHEIVGVVTEVGTKVTKFKVGDKVGIGCMVGSCRSCANCKDNLENYCPKMILTYGTKYYDGTITHGGYSNIMVSDEHFVIKIPNNLPLDGGAPLLCAGITVYSPLKYYGLDKAGMHLGVVGLGGLGHMAVKFAKAMGLKVTIISTSPNKKEEAVDHLGADGFLVSRNIEEMQSAMDTMDGIIDTVSAVHALLPLIGLLKTNGKLVMVGAPEKPLELPVLPLLLGRKIVGGSGIGGIKETQEMIDFAAKHNIVADIEVIPMDYVNTAMERLSKADVKYRFVIDIANSLKPI; this is translated from the exons ATGGCAATGTCGTCAGAGAATGAACACCCAGTGAAGGCTTTTGGATGGGCAGCCAGAGATTCTTCGGGACATCTCTCTCCCTTCAAATTCTCAAGAAG ggccattgaagaaaaagatgtgACATTTAAGGTATTGTACTGTGGTATATGCCATTCTGATCTCCACAATGTCAAAAACGAATGGGGAATAACTTCTTATCCTGTTATACCCGG GCATGAGATTGTTGGTGTGGTCACTGAAGTAGGCACCAAAGTGACAAAATTCAAAGTTGGGGACAAAGTGGGTATTGGGTGTATGGTTGGATCATGTCGCTCTTGTGCAAATTGCAAAGACAATCTTGAAAATTATTGCCCCAAGATGATCCTGACCTATGGTACAAAGTACTATGATGGAACCATCACTCATGGTGGTTACTCAAACATCATGGTATCAGACGAGCATTTTGTAATTAAAATCCCTAACAACTTGCCTCTTGATGGTGGTGCTCCACTCCTTTGTGCTGGGATTACTGTTTACAGTCCACTGAAGTACTATGGGCTTGATAAGGCTGGAATGCACTTAGGGGTTGTTGGGCTTGGTGGGCTTGGGCACATGGCTGTAAAATTTGCTAAGGCCATGGGCCTCAAAGTGACTATCATCAGTACCTCTCCTAATAAGAAGGAGGAAGCCGTGGACCATTTAGGAGCCGATGGATTCTTGGTTAGCCGTAATATAGAAGAGATGCAA TCTGCAATGGATACAATGGATGGAATCATCGACACTGTCTCTGCTGTGCATGCTCTTTTGCCTTTGATCGGTCTCTTGAAAACTAATGGCAAGCTTGTCATGGTTGGTGCACCAGAGAAGCCACTTGAGCTACCTGTTTTGCCACTTCTCTTAG GAAGAAAGATCGTGGGAGGAAGTGGCATTGGAGGGATTAAAGAGACGCAAGAGATGATTGATTTCGCAGCAAAGCACAACATAGTTGCGGATATTGAGGTTATTCCTATGGATTATGTGAATACTGCCATGGAGCGCTTGTCAAAAGCAGATGTTAAGTATCGATTTGTCATTGACATCGCCAATTCATTGAAGCCAATCTAA